Proteins encoded in a region of the Halorussus sp. MSC15.2 genome:
- a CDS encoding PQQ-dependent sugar dehydrogenase, which produces MKAVGAAGATAAGAASVAAAQDDSDVAQTFRLDGVADYWIGRAPERISGVKNPTLNLEAGKKYRVVWENLDGRSHNFSVYTTKGNLVVFSPYLDAEGDTQTVEFVATENMVQYYCDVHYLSMRGDIEVEGQTQQEPDPVDAGYFPKGPKVGLKEVASGFSYPVAMKAPEGEDRLFVADQPGQIYVLDRSEITGQQALDVSEREPFIDISDRIFHEAGPHPETGLLGLAFHPNFQQNQKFYVRYSAPVQDDMGGETHHASLVSEFEADPNLEGASPDTEKIVLAMPSPGSNHNSGNISFGPDGLLYVPIGDGGFGGDTGDMQGHVTGGNGQDIYNNLLGSILRIDVDGSQNVRGEQKEYAIPDGNPLVGQAGLDEHYAWGFRNPWGMSFGPNGRLFVGDVGRALYEEVDIVEKGGNYGWRLREGKHCFDPYSQGNPPKQFKCADTSYPPRSDPLLDPILEYPHVHEDKPVGQAVVGGHVYTGEQLPDLQDKYVFGDWSFSPVAPHGTLLVATESEETGVWGVDKLRVVTEGLSRPDNRISRFVISFGEDQAGELYVLTSETFLRQQNEGSLYKLVPAGEGRVEQVNVNATERPAANETTETDGTETTIQNETAANDVGRDLVSRARAPGFGASTALGGLGGFAALQRYLGDDD; this is translated from the coding sequence GTGAAGGCCGTGGGGGCGGCCGGAGCGACCGCCGCAGGTGCGGCCAGCGTCGCGGCCGCGCAGGACGACTCGGACGTAGCGCAGACGTTCAGATTGGACGGCGTGGCCGACTACTGGATTGGGCGAGCGCCCGAGCGAATCTCGGGCGTGAAGAACCCGACGCTGAACCTCGAAGCCGGGAAGAAGTACCGGGTGGTCTGGGAGAACCTCGACGGTCGGTCGCACAACTTCTCGGTCTACACCACGAAGGGGAACTTGGTCGTGTTTTCGCCGTATCTCGACGCCGAGGGCGACACCCAGACCGTCGAGTTCGTCGCGACCGAGAACATGGTCCAGTACTACTGCGACGTCCACTACCTCAGCATGCGCGGCGACATCGAGGTCGAGGGCCAGACTCAGCAGGAACCCGACCCGGTGGACGCGGGCTACTTCCCGAAAGGCCCGAAGGTCGGACTGAAAGAGGTCGCCAGCGGCTTCTCGTACCCGGTGGCGATGAAGGCACCCGAGGGCGAGGACCGACTGTTCGTCGCGGACCAGCCCGGCCAGATTTACGTCCTCGACAGGAGCGAGATTACCGGGCAACAGGCGCTCGACGTGAGCGAGCGCGAACCGTTCATCGACATCAGCGACCGCATCTTCCACGAGGCGGGACCGCACCCCGAGACCGGACTGCTGGGACTGGCGTTCCACCCGAACTTCCAGCAGAACCAGAAGTTCTACGTCCGGTACAGCGCGCCCGTACAGGACGACATGGGCGGGGAGACCCACCACGCGTCGCTGGTCTCGGAGTTCGAGGCCGACCCGAACCTCGAGGGCGCGAGTCCCGACACCGAGAAGATAGTGCTGGCGATGCCGTCGCCGGGGTCGAACCACAACAGCGGAAACATCTCGTTCGGTCCCGACGGACTCCTCTACGTCCCTATCGGCGACGGCGGATTCGGCGGCGACACGGGCGACATGCAGGGCCACGTCACGGGTGGCAACGGGCAGGACATCTACAACAACCTGCTCGGTAGCATCCTCCGTATCGACGTGGACGGCAGTCAGAACGTCCGGGGCGAGCAGAAGGAGTACGCCATTCCCGACGGGAACCCGCTCGTCGGTCAAGCGGGTCTCGACGAACACTACGCTTGGGGCTTCCGCAACCCGTGGGGGATGTCGTTCGGACCGAACGGTCGGTTGTTCGTGGGCGACGTCGGTCGGGCGCTGTACGAGGAGGTCGATATCGTGGAGAAGGGCGGAAACTACGGCTGGCGGCTCCGAGAGGGGAAACACTGCTTCGACCCGTACTCGCAGGGGAATCCGCCGAAACAGTTCAAGTGCGCGGATACGAGCTACCCGCCCCGAAGCGACCCGTTGCTCGACCCAATTCTCGAATATCCGCACGTTCACGAGGACAAGCCGGTGGGGCAGGCCGTCGTCGGCGGACACGTCTACACCGGGGAACAGCTTCCGGACCTCCAAGACAAGTACGTGTTCGGCGACTGGAGTTTCTCGCCCGTCGCCCCGCACGGGACGCTGTTGGTCGCCACCGAGTCGGAGGAGACCGGGGTCTGGGGTGTCGACAAGCTCCGAGTCGTGACCGAGGGTCTCAGTCGTCCCGACAACCGAATCAGCCGGTTCGTCATCTCGTTCGGCGAAGACCAAGCTGGAGAACTCTACGTGCTGACCAGTGAGACGTTCCTTCGTCAGCAGAACGAGGGGTCGCTCTACAAACTCGTCCCCGCTGGTGAAGGGCGAGTCGAACAGGTGAACGTCAACGCAACCGAGCGACCGGCCGCGAACGAGACGACGGAGACCGACGGAACCGAAACGACGATACAGAACGAGACGGCCGCTAACGATGTCGGACGGGACCTCGTTAGTCGGGCACGCGCGCCAGGATTTGGTGCGTCGACTGCGCTCGGCGGACTTGGGGGCTTCGCTGCACTCCAGCGTTACTTGGGAGACGACGACTGA
- a CDS encoding cupredoxin domain-containing protein, whose product MSNDSNGRGASRRRFLRATAGVGITAGLGGAATAQETTQGQGLPTEVQVKQDAGRLVYWVLPGKRRLSKKVFGTPENPKQLVEPVIEKAKKPAIKELLRQYPFPVGVPLDKRAVEDGEFTTTTVPTAFSDEGRVIDGEFELTYHDRDPKDSGKPTKTEDAIEVGKLRFTDPKRNNYELDFRTIFAPPIPEYQTGGGVFTDRFHHGLTDTGSPLMPKVYTYGASYSLADVIVNGTTVSKRRVTHWMTTQTVRTDTYNLAIEEDLPLRPENTIAGRLLHTHLIVLPIKITKQGKPKYAPLDGIPVKQKFIHVMFEENTLQKAPFEPQYPTEFEDTPTPTTQEAAGTEIEVTGQEYTFDPEEITVEQGNEVTIRFRNVGTISHNFKLPKFGVKTDTILPGRTASVTFTPEEVGKFTYVCGVPGHAREGMRGTLVVTP is encoded by the coding sequence ATGAGCAACGACAGTAACGGACGCGGCGCATCGCGCAGGCGATTCCTGCGAGCGACCGCAGGGGTGGGAATAACTGCGGGCCTCGGTGGTGCGGCGACGGCCCAAGAGACGACGCAGGGTCAGGGCTTACCGACCGAAGTACAGGTGAAGCAGGACGCGGGACGACTCGTCTACTGGGTCCTTCCGGGCAAGCGCCGACTGAGCAAGAAGGTGTTCGGAACGCCGGAGAATCCCAAGCAACTCGTCGAACCAGTCATCGAGAAGGCAAAGAAACCGGCAATCAAAGAGCTACTCCGGCAGTACCCGTTTCCCGTCGGCGTTCCGCTCGACAAGCGCGCGGTCGAGGACGGCGAGTTCACCACGACGACGGTCCCGACGGCGTTCAGCGACGAGGGACGAGTTATCGACGGCGAGTTCGAACTGACGTACCACGACCGCGACCCGAAGGACTCGGGGAAGCCGACGAAGACCGAGGACGCGATAGAGGTCGGTAAACTCCGGTTCACGGACCCGAAGCGGAACAACTACGAACTCGACTTCCGGACGATATTCGCGCCGCCGATTCCGGAGTACCAGACCGGCGGGGGCGTGTTCACCGACAGATTCCACCACGGGCTTACGGACACCGGGTCGCCCCTCATGCCCAAGGTGTACACGTACGGGGCCTCGTACTCCCTCGCCGACGTCATCGTGAACGGTACGACCGTAAGCAAGCGCCGAGTCACTCACTGGATGACGACGCAGACGGTCCGGACCGATACGTACAACCTTGCTATCGAGGAAGACCTGCCGCTTCGCCCCGAGAACACCATCGCCGGACGACTCCTTCACACGCATCTGATAGTGCTCCCGATTAAGATAACCAAGCAGGGAAAGCCCAAATACGCGCCCCTCGACGGCATCCCGGTCAAACAGAAGTTCATCCACGTGATGTTCGAGGAGAACACGCTCCAGAAAGCGCCGTTCGAACCGCAGTATCCGACTGAGTTCGAGGACACGCCGACTCCGACCACGCAGGAAGCCGCGGGTACCGAAATCGAGGTAACTGGTCAGGAGTACACCTTCGACCCAGAGGAAATCACCGTCGAGCAGGGGAACGAAGTGACCATCCGATTCCGGAACGTCGGGACCATCTCGCACAACTTCAAACTGCCCAAATTCGGCGTCAAGACCGACACGATACTCCCCGGAAGAACCGCCAGCGTCACGTTCACGCCAGAGGAGGTCGGGAAGTTCACCTACGTCTGCGGCGTCCCCGGCCACGCCCGAGAGGGAATGCGAGGGACGCTCGTCGTCACGCCCTGA